The Spodoptera frugiperda isolate SF20-4 chromosome 2, AGI-APGP_CSIRO_Sfru_2.0, whole genome shotgun sequence genome has a window encoding:
- the LOC118268974 gene encoding uncharacterized protein LOC118268974, which produces MQAATSPRKKLNPQEFVTNPKTSITCSNVPESLFDAAAAKKHFSKFGRVQKIKLVPKRHMCVIEYDQPSSAERAVLNAGAYDGFMFDVTRNKMKMRRRSSTKKEDDPDWVPDSDVEEELSAMGATPTYRVTRQKSMDVTPEPKPKIKITARPLKQMPAKKVVPVRVKKPVVAQAVSMMEPPVAVVTTQTSMTTQEAATELFQLRSKISTTPDDKWRILDARDRILRAWGGAGSRIKVGGATIGTCQDMCPEKELLQRQSEHQVMTLETVLDSDGELEPWRAVKQYSRSSADQEIPMCYELRPARVLMRTCAYLLHEIADTKRQVSLADWFHFMWDRLRGIRKDITQQALCCADSICLVEMCARFHAHCAARLADLEHTQFDQKLNTDNLTKCLQTLKHMYADVGPEQKPREAEFRGYVALLNLGDANFWWEIKQLPIEIQKSEPIIFAIKVFNAIDNNNYVRFFRLVKEEANYLQACILLRYFNDVRARALARIVKAYAPRGGSRYPAVDMMSSLAFENLENLKSFINHYGLRFARTEDCDGEVTIILDRNQFIEDSDPYPISRAINLIESKRKVTVGEIIAGGKLPDAGYSRHALYTSFNFDGRLKESALTADDQGYNTLNDSNKDLQSLKAEIQKLCQGKAIVMDKPPENKMNVFAKPDILSTSPKQAPPKFSAPANPIFAASKPPPPPISENKQFLFKPAIPVASSDIIKNSPEKIFSEDTKTIFSFSKPQETPISNLFTGKETVKRLFEATVPETNNIFGKINKDQNAQPLFKGKTEDKNLFKKPEGNSVFQPQTKLKPSGLFTGTMPKNLFAPSEDKSSEKQSLFTNKSIFSTKPETGGFEKGGNIFNQPALPSTSEEKPASIFGGFGKQTNVFAKPANSEEKPNSIFTNGEATAGKLSPTSVFKSAIIPPNGPDTKNYSIFPSKNKAQTVADNILNSITNEAHSVYDFNQNEDEEQKKAELQRLNAERIRKEEERLLQEKIRKEEEMRKQELQRQEEEKRKEEARRKQEEARKKQEELRLQEEQRRKEEQRKQEELKRKLEEERKAELKRKAEEEKKFKERVEKESTELVEELINEVNNPTVTSILKEELEKFNNLMQFANTVSDEILLNMSKEICESELKAEIFLTKRIMRKWFHVWRKHYTRNIKRRSLLEDTPVWLPQYTPLEEASHLKRFVENSALRNMNAIHRGYKFAGELRQLPTPESYNIMEIIRSPLLKRMKQISYPYDKCFFWKLTLVSPGADKWLHRKINIKNWLLDVFSDKKQHEVSNTLIHVGKQSWNHLMDFAISVSLTGRSKAFNSTEAIEGANALLFYATECDNDLLETINATLKQKYPYQVVPVAVITPKLDHVQLQLDTLLSNLVRNNVISAYRIFVIDSQNVFESLNVSTKSAMKWLAKKYPKLPPLEIDHLKSICQRYLGNEIWCRLRLEKDTRMSTVIKDLYKLVKCYNTAVDNLTSVITNEDLFNYSSFPLEFQPYLDATSPYPKPYEFIPSSAKTSDNISAIKRIMNQLKLPDPSLNFRPLNAISMQEQMNSYCNQIGWFENPEEVVCRVVAVLPKELSDISMPCEDFNKYFAHYNLVDFMNIIVYEKINRLNNFENRFAIYEKAALEKYRNALWIYEVSAINEMKHKVIEYEDDIDLYIEAKRRKIELDSLDYLMLEDKDRTLVDESLKEKDKDISTYNNCAEAVKQLERQIEEKNKKSLEFENYLRAALGEFD; this is translated from the exons ATGCAAGCTGCTACTAGCCCTCGTAAAAAACTGAATCCACAAGAGTTTGTCACCAATCCGAAAACCTCCATCAC GTGTTCAAATGTTCCGGAGTCTCTATTTGATGCTGCGGCAGCCAAAAAACACTTTAGCAAGTTTGGCCGGGTGCAGAAGATAAAATTGGTACCTAAGCGTCACATGTGTGTTATTGAGTATGATCAACCGAGTTCAGCAGAAAGAGCTGTGCTGAATGCTGGTGCTTATGATGGGTTCATGTTTGATGTCACTCGCAATAAGATGAAGAT GCGGAGACGAAGCAGCACCAAGAAGGAAGATGATCCTGACTGGGTGCCTGATTCAGACGTTGAGGAGGAACTATCAGCTATGGGTGCTACTCCAACATATAGAGTGACTCGACAGAAAT CAATGGATGTGACACCTGAACCAAAACCTAAAATTAAGATAACAGCCAGACCTTTGAAACAAATGCCAGCGAAGAAAGTTGTTCCAGTACGAGTGAAGAAACCTGTTGT TGCACAAGCAGTAAGCATGATGGAACCGCCCGTGGCAGTGGTGACCACACAAACGAGCATGACCACACAAGAAGCTGCCACAGAACTGTTTCAACTGCGCTCCAAGATATCAACCACTCCAGATGATAAATGGAGAATATTGGATGCAAGAGACAG gaTCTTGCGTGCATGGGGCGGTGCCGGGTCCCGTATCAAAGTAGGCGGCGCTACTATTGGTACCTGTCAGGATATGTGCCCAGAGAAGGAGTTATTACAAAGGCAATCTGAACACCAG GTGATGACTCTAGAAACTGTATTGGATTCGGATGGAGAGTTGGAGCCATGGCGGGCTGTGAAACAATACAGTCGTAGCTCCGCCGACCAAGAGATACCAATGTGTTACGAACTGAGGCCCGCGCGAGTGCTTATGCGCACCTGCGCTTATCTGTTGCATGAGATCGCTGATACTAAACGACAG GTCTCGTTGGCTGATTGGTTCCATTTCATGTGGGATCGCCTTCGCGGCATCAGGAAGGATATTACACAGCAGGCTTTGTGTTGTGCAG ACTCAATATGCTTGGTGGAAATGTGTGCACGATTTCATGCGCACTGTGCTGCAAGGCTTGCGGACCTCGAACACACTCAGTTCGACCAAAAGCTAAACACTGATAATCTTACAAAATGTCTACAAACATTAAAACACATGTATGCTGATGTGGGCCCAGAACAAAAACCAAGGGAAGCCGAATTCAGAGGATATGTAGCTTTACTCAATTTAGGGGACGCTAACTTCTGGTGGGAG atCAAACAGCTGCCGATAGAAATACAGAAATCAGAGCCAATAATATTTGCAATCAAAGTGTTCAATGCTATTGACAACAATAACTACGTGAGATTCTTCCGACTAGTCAAAGAAGAAGCGAACTATCTCCAAGCTTGCATTTTGTTGCGGTACTTCAACGATGTGCGTGCGCGAGCTCTCGCTAGAATAGTCAAGGCGTACGCTCCGAGGGGTGGGTCTCGATACCCCGCGGTAGACATGATGAGTTCCCTTGCTTTCGAGAATTTAGAGAATTTGAAATCATTCATCAACCATTATGGCCTGAGATTTGCCAGAACTGAGGACTGTGACGGTGAAGTGACAATCATACTAGATAGAAATCAGTTTATTGAAGATAGCGATCCTTATCCCATCTCAAGAGCCATAAACCTTATCGAATCCAAGAGGAAAGTTACAGTTGGTGAAATTATTGCTGGTGGAAAGCTCCCGGACGCCGGATACAGTCGTCACGCTTTGTATACAAGTTTTAATTTCGATGGCAGATTAAAAGAAAGTGCGTTAACTGCTGATGATCAAGGCTACAACACATTGAATGACAGCAACAAAGATTTACAATCTCTAAAAGCAGAGATTCAAAAATTATGTCAAGGAAAAGCAATTGTTATGGACAAACCTCCTGAGAACAAGATGAATGTTTTCGCTAAACCTGATATACTGTCTACAAGTCCGAAGCAGGCACCTCCTAAATTCAGTGCACCTGCAAATCCAATCTTTGCAGCCTCCaaaccaccaccaccaccaatAAGcgaaaataaacagtttttgttTAAACCTGCAATTCCAGTTGCATCATCTGATATCATAAAGAATTCTCCTGAAAAAATATTCAGTGAGGAtactaaaactatattttccttTTCGAAACCTCAAGAAACACCAATCTCAAATTTATTTACTGGAAAAGAAACAGTAAAACGGTTGTTCGAAGCCACTGTCCCAGAGACAAATAACATATTTGGCAAAATTAACAAAGACCAAAATGCGCAGCCTCTTTTCAAAGGGAAGACAGAGGataaaaacttgtttaaaaaaCCAGAGGGAAATTCAGTTTTCCAACCGCAAACAAAATTAAAGCCTTCAGGTTTGTTTACCGGCACTATGCCTAAAAATTTGTTCGCGCCGAGTGAAGATAAAAGTAGCGAAAAACAAtcattatttactaacaaaagtATATTTTCCACTAAACCTGAAACAGGCGGGTTTGAAAAAGgaggaaatatatttaatcagCCTGCTCTGCCATCAACAAGTGAAGAAAAGCCAGCCAGCATATTTGGTGGTTTTGGGAAGCAAACCAATGTTTTTGCCAAACCTGCAAATTCTGAAGAAAAAccaaattcaatatttactaATGGTGAAGCTACGGCTGGCAAGTTGTCTCCAACTAGCGTTTTCAAGAGTGCTATTATCCCGCCGAATGGACCTGATACTAAGAATTATTCAATATTCCCAAGTAAAAACAAAGCACAGACTGTTGCGGATAATATACTGAATTCAATAACAAACGAGGCTCACTCGGTTTATGATTTCAATCAAAATGAAGACGAAGAACAAAAGAAGGCTGAACTTCAACGTCTTAATGCCGAGAGAATAAGAAAGGAAGAAGAAAGGCTTTTgcaagaaaaaataagaaaggaGGAAGAAATGAGAAAACAAGAACTGCAGCGCCAAGAAGAAGAAAAGCGTAAAGAAGAAGCTCGGAGGAAACAGGAAGAAGCGCGAAAGAAACAAGAAGAGCTTCGCCTGCAGGAGGAACAACGGAGGAAAGAAGAGCAAAGGAAACAAGAGGAACTAAAGAGAAAACTAGAAGAAGAGAGGAAGGCAGAACTGAAACGAAAAGCTGAAGAGGAAAAGAAATTCAAGGAAAGAGTTGAAAAAGAATCAACAGAACTTGTTGAAGAATTAATCAATGAAGTGAACAATCCCACCGTTACTAGTATATTGAAGGAGGAATTGGAAAAGTTTAACAATTTGATGCAGTTTGCAAATACAGTCAGTGATGAAATATTACTAAATATGTCTAAAGAAATATGTGAATCTGAATTGAAAGcggaaatatttttaaccaagCGAATTATGAGAAAATGGTTCCATGTATGGAGGAAACATTATACAAGAAACATTAAAAGGCGAAGTTTGTTAGAAGACACGCCTGTTTGGCTGCCGCAATATACACCATTAGAAGAAGCTTCACATTTGAAACGTTTTGTTGAAAATTCTGCCTTGAGGAACATGAATGCTATCCACAGAGGCTATAAATTTGCTGGGGAACTTCGCCAATTACCTACCCCCGAATCGTATAACATTATGGAAATAATAAGATCACCTCTGCTGAAGCGCATGAAACAAATAAGTTATCCATATGATAAGTGTTTCTTCTGGAAACTTACTTTGGTTTCTCCTGGTGCCGACAAATGGCTACACCGaaagattaatattaaaaattggtTACTGGATGTTTTCAGTGATAAGAAACAACATGAAGTGTCTAATACACTGATACATGTCGGCAAACAGTCATGGAATCATTTGATGGACTTTGCTATATCAGTCAGTTTGACTGGACGAAGTAAAGCATTCAATAGTACAGAGGCCATTGAAGGTGCAAACGCCCTGCTGTTCTATGCAACTGAATGTGATAATGATCTCTTGGAAACAATTAATGCTACACTCAAACAGAAATATCCATACCAAGTGGTCCCAGTCGCGGTCATTACTCCTAAACTGGACCATGTCCAATTGCAATTAGATACACTTTTGTCAAATCTTGTAAGGAACAATGTCATATCAGCATACAGGATCTTTGTTATAGATTCACAGAATGTTTTTGAATCATTGAATGTGTCTACTAAAAGTGCAATGAAATGGTTAGCGAAGAAATATCCCAAGTTGCCACCATTGGAAATAGATCATTTGAAATCTATTTGTCAAAGGTACCTTGGTAATGAGATATGGTGCAGATTGAGGTTGGAAAAAGACACCCGTATGTCCACTGTCATCAAAGATCTATACAAATTGGTGAAATGTTACAACACAGCAGTGGATAATTTGACAAGCGTCATCACAAatgaagatttatttaattattcatcaTTTCCTTTGGAGTTTCAACCTTATTTGGATGCTACATCTCCTTATCCAAAACCATACGAGTTTATACCAAGTAGTGCAAAAACTTCGGATAACATTTCGGCAATTAAAAGGATTATGAATCAACTCAAATTGCCAGACCCATCATTGAATTTTAGACCACTGAATGCAATAAGCATGCAGGAGCAGATGAATAGCTACTGCAATCAGATAGGTTGGTTTGAAAACCCTGAAGAAGTGGTATGTAGAGTTGTAGCTGTGCTACCCAAAGAACTCTCAGATATAAGCATGCCATGTGAAgatttcaacaaatattttgctCACTATAATCTCGTAGACTTTATGAACATAATTGTGTACGAAAAAATTAATAGACTGAATAATTTCGAAAATAGATTTGCTATTTATGAGAAAGCTGCTTTAGAAAAATATCGCAATGCTTTATGGATTTATGAAGTGAGTGCCATAAATGAAATGAAGCACAAAGTAATAGAATATGAAGATGATATTGATTTATACATTGAAGCCAAGCGACGTAAGATAGAACTAGATTCACTAGACTACCTTATGTTAGAAGACAAGGATCGCACTTTAGTTGATGAGAGTCTGAAGGAGAAAGATAAGGATATATCCACGTACAACAACTGTGCAGAAGCTGTCAAACAGCTGGAACGCCAAATAGAGGAAAAGAATAAGAAGTCATTAGAATTTGAAAATTACCTGAGAGCTGCTTTGGGCGAGTTTGATTAg
- the LOC118269226 gene encoding zinc finger HIT domain-containing protein 3, with product MSCTHCEQVAKYKCPVCRVPYCSVSCYKIHKETPCSPPQEPPKETNYSNTKEIEYDYPTEDTVPIEKLKLLEQSTELKKCLENPHVREILDLLDTSPYPDELMKKYMQEPIFTEFVDACLNVVQPQSDNDN from the exons ATGAGTTGTACACACTGCGAACAAGTTGCAAAATATAAATGTCCCGTCTGTAGAGTGCCATA TTGCTCAGTGTCGTGTTATAAAATCCACAAAGAAACTCCCTGTAGTCCGCCACAAGAGCCACCTAAGGAAACAAATTATTCCAATACTAAAGAAATAGAATATGATTATCCTACAGAAGATACAGTACCTATTGAAAAGTTAAAACTACTAG AGCAGTCAACAGAATTGAAGAAATGTTTAGAGAATCCTCATGTGAGAGAGATATTAGATTTACTAGACACATCTCCATATCCGGATGAATTGATGAAGAAATACATGCAGGAGCCCATCTTCACTGAATTTGTTGATGCATGCTTGAATGTTGTACAGCCACAAagtgataatgataattaa